The following are encoded together in the Macrobrachium nipponense isolate FS-2020 chromosome 14, ASM1510439v2, whole genome shotgun sequence genome:
- the LOC135226253 gene encoding uncharacterized protein LOC135226253 — protein MVPEKYVKIIQEMNRNVYTSVRSCVGETGGFEIGVGLHQGSALSPFIFNIVMDVMTKDVWETVPWCILYADDIVLCSERREDITEDGGNSMRLDAEEIKRVQKFKYLGSILEDSGSMDQEVRHRIHAGWNNWRSASGVLCDKKVLLKLKGKFHKTVVRSAMLYGTETASMRKTEERTMDVAEMRMLR, from the exons atggtgccggaaaagtatgtcaaaattattcaggagatgaacagGAATGTATATACTAGCGTGAGAAGCTGTGTTGGAGAGACAggtggatttgagataggagttggattacaccaggggtcggcacttagcccattcatcttcaacatcgtgatggatgtaatgaccaaggATGTTTGGGAAACAGTGCCATGGTGCATTttatatgcagatgacattgtgttgtgttcagagaggagggagga tattactgaggatggtggaaataGCATGAGATTGGATgcggaagaaataaagagagtacagaagttcaagtacttgggGTCCATATTAGAAGATAGTGGAAgtatggaccaagaggtgagacatcgaattcatgcaggatggaataactggaggtctgcatcaggggtcctctgtgacaagaaggttcttctgaaattgaagggaaagtttcataagACGGTGGTCAGATCAgctatgttatatggaacagaaacagcaagtatgaggaaaacagaggagaggacgatggatgtagcagaaatgagaatgttgagatag